A region from the Paraburkholderia youngii genome encodes:
- a CDS encoding universal stress protein, with translation MFRHILVPTDGSDLSRKAIAGAIDLAQAVGARVTAYACLPQYPYSPFSDVAVEPPGEFLQRSEREARVHLREVEHAAHRVGVHVESRTSVHPAPYLGIIEAAEQGGCDVIFMASHGRRGLGSLLIGSETQRVLTHTKIPVIVYR, from the coding sequence ATGTTCAGGCACATCCTGGTTCCGACCGATGGCTCAGATCTTTCACGCAAGGCGATAGCGGGCGCGATCGATCTCGCGCAGGCCGTGGGCGCCCGCGTGACCGCGTACGCATGTCTGCCGCAATATCCGTACTCGCCGTTCTCCGATGTCGCGGTCGAACCACCCGGCGAGTTCCTGCAACGCAGCGAGCGCGAAGCACGCGTGCATCTGCGCGAAGTCGAGCATGCGGCCCACCGCGTCGGCGTCCACGTCGAGAGCCGCACGAGCGTGCATCCGGCGCCGTATCTCGGCATCATCGAAGCGGCCGAGCAGGGCGGCTGCGACGTGATCTTCATGGCGTCGCATGGGCGGCGTGGGCTCGGCAGCCTGTTGATCGGCAGTGAAACGCAGCGCGTGCTCACGCATACGAAAATTCCTGTGATCGTCTATCGCTGA
- the aceA gene encoding isocitrate lyase — translation MTREQQVQQLKQQWETDPRWKGVKRTYSAEDVVRLRGSVQPEHTLAKRGAEKLWAAVNSEPFVNSLGALTGNQAMQQVKAGLKAIYLSGWQVAGDANVAGEMYPDQSLYPANSVPLVVKRINNTLTRADQIQWSEGKNPGDEGYVDYFAPIVADAEAGFGGVLNAFELMKAMIEAGASGVHFEDQLASVKKCGHMGGKVLVPTREAVAKLTAARLAADVSGVPTVLLARTDAEAADLVTSDIDDNDRPFLTGERTVEGFYRTKPGLEQAISRGLVYAPYADMIWCETGKPDLEFAKKFADAIHKEYPDQLLSYNCSPSFNWKKNLDDATIAKFQRELGAMGYKFQFITLAGFHALNYSMFNLAYGYARNQMTAFVEMQQAEFAAAEKGFTAVKHQREVGTGYFDAVTQTVEREASTTALHGSTENEQFFDKKVA, via the coding sequence ATGACCCGCGAACAGCAAGTGCAGCAACTCAAGCAACAATGGGAAACGGACCCGCGTTGGAAGGGTGTCAAGCGCACCTACTCGGCCGAAGACGTGGTGCGTCTGCGCGGCTCGGTGCAACCCGAGCACACGCTCGCAAAGCGCGGCGCCGAAAAGCTGTGGGCCGCAGTGAACAGCGAGCCGTTCGTCAACTCGCTCGGCGCGCTCACCGGCAACCAGGCGATGCAGCAAGTGAAGGCCGGTCTGAAGGCAATCTATCTGTCGGGCTGGCAGGTCGCGGGCGATGCCAACGTCGCCGGTGAAATGTACCCGGACCAATCGCTGTATCCGGCCAACTCGGTGCCGCTCGTCGTTAAGCGCATCAACAACACGCTGACGCGCGCCGACCAGATCCAGTGGTCGGAGGGCAAGAACCCGGGCGATGAAGGCTACGTCGATTACTTCGCCCCGATCGTGGCCGACGCGGAAGCCGGTTTCGGCGGCGTGCTGAACGCGTTCGAACTGATGAAGGCGATGATCGAAGCGGGAGCGTCGGGCGTGCACTTCGAAGACCAGCTCGCCTCGGTCAAGAAGTGCGGCCACATGGGCGGCAAGGTGCTCGTGCCGACCCGCGAAGCCGTCGCGAAGCTGACCGCCGCGCGTCTGGCCGCCGACGTGTCGGGCGTGCCGACCGTGCTGCTCGCTCGCACCGACGCGGAAGCCGCCGACCTCGTGACCTCGGACATCGACGACAACGACCGCCCCTTCCTGACCGGTGAGCGCACCGTCGAGGGCTTCTATCGCACGAAGCCGGGCCTCGAACAGGCGATCTCGCGTGGCCTCGTGTACGCGCCTTACGCCGACATGATCTGGTGCGAAACCGGCAAGCCGGACCTCGAGTTCGCGAAGAAATTTGCCGACGCGATCCACAAGGAGTACCCGGACCAGCTGCTGTCGTACAACTGCTCGCCGTCGTTCAACTGGAAGAAGAACCTCGACGACGCGACGATCGCGAAGTTCCAGCGCGAGCTCGGCGCAATGGGCTACAAGTTCCAGTTCATCACGCTGGCCGGCTTCCACGCGCTGAACTACTCGATGTTCAACCTCGCGTACGGCTATGCGCGCAACCAGATGACCGCATTCGTCGAAATGCAGCAGGCGGAATTCGCGGCGGCCGAAAAGGGCTTCACCGCGGTCAAGCACCAGCGCGAAGTCGGCACCGGCTACTTCGACGCCGTCACGCAGACGGTCGAGCGCGAAGCATCGACGACCGCGCTGCATGGTTCGACGGAAAATGAGCAGTTCTTCGACAAGAAGGTCGCCTGA
- a CDS encoding DEAD/DEAH box helicase, with the protein MTLSNTPSSPLNAIADEALGLEPAAPAAAAQADAKPSFASLGLSAEVVSALTAAGYEHPTPVQQRAVPAGIAGRDLLVSSPTGSGKTAAFMLPAIERFAQLQKAQASQPREPRPADGGRGRRPQPVARPTMLVLTPTRELAMQVTTAAATYGKHLKRLRTVSILGGVAYGQQLMLLAKNPEILVATPGRLIDHLERGRIDLSQLQILVLDEADRMLDMGFIDDIDTIVAETPATRQTMLFSATLDGKIGSLTGRLLKDPERIEIVQRMEQRTNISQTVHYVDDRDHKDRLLDHLLRADGLDQAIVFTATKMDADQLAGRLADAGFESAALHGDLPQGARNRTIRALRERRVRVLVATDVAARGIDIPGITHVFNYDLPKFAEDYVHRIGRTGRAGRSGIAVSLVHHAEQGALKRIERFVRTPLPVNVVEGFEPRKAPPSGNGRPGFGGRGRPAGNGRRFGSGSGKPGGYSGSRNGNGNGGGWGNKSAGGSRDGYGSRESHGGSRDGYGSRDGYGSRDGYGARRNDGPRSARRGS; encoded by the coding sequence ATGACTTTGAGCAACACCCCCAGCAGCCCGTTGAACGCCATCGCCGACGAAGCACTTGGTCTCGAGCCCGCCGCTCCCGCAGCCGCCGCGCAGGCTGACGCCAAGCCGAGCTTCGCGTCGCTCGGCCTGTCCGCGGAAGTCGTCTCCGCGCTGACCGCCGCTGGCTACGAGCACCCCACGCCGGTGCAGCAACGCGCTGTGCCGGCCGGTATCGCCGGCCGCGATCTGCTGGTTTCGAGCCCGACCGGGTCGGGCAAGACCGCCGCCTTCATGCTGCCCGCCATCGAGCGTTTCGCGCAGCTGCAAAAGGCCCAGGCGAGCCAGCCGCGCGAACCGCGCCCGGCCGACGGTGGCCGCGGCCGCCGTCCGCAGCCGGTCGCACGTCCGACCATGCTGGTGCTGACGCCGACCCGCGAACTCGCGATGCAGGTCACGACCGCCGCCGCGACGTACGGCAAGCACCTCAAGCGCCTGCGCACCGTCAGCATTCTCGGCGGCGTCGCTTACGGCCAGCAGCTGATGCTGCTCGCGAAGAACCCTGAAATCCTCGTTGCGACGCCGGGCCGTCTGATCGACCACCTCGAGCGCGGCCGCATCGATCTGTCGCAACTGCAGATCCTCGTGCTCGACGAAGCCGACCGCATGCTCGACATGGGCTTCATCGACGACATCGACACGATCGTCGCCGAGACGCCGGCTACGCGTCAGACCATGCTGTTCTCGGCCACGCTCGACGGCAAGATCGGCTCGCTGACCGGCCGTCTGTTGAAGGACCCGGAGCGTATCGAGATCGTCCAGCGCATGGAGCAGCGCACCAACATCTCGCAAACCGTCCACTACGTCGACGACCGCGATCACAAGGACCGTCTGCTCGACCATCTGCTGCGTGCCGACGGCCTCGATCAGGCGATCGTCTTCACGGCAACCAAGATGGACGCCGACCAGCTGGCAGGCCGTCTGGCCGACGCCGGTTTCGAATCGGCCGCGCTGCACGGCGACCTGCCGCAAGGCGCGCGTAACCGCACGATCCGCGCGCTGCGCGAGCGCCGCGTGCGCGTGCTGGTTGCAACCGACGTCGCCGCTCGCGGTATCGACATCCCGGGCATCACGCACGTGTTCAACTACGACCTGCCGAAGTTCGCCGAAGACTACGTGCACCGTATCGGCCGTACCGGCCGCGCGGGCCGCTCGGGTATCGCGGTGAGCCTCGTGCATCACGCCGAACAGGGCGCGTTGAAGCGCATCGAGCGCTTCGTGCGCACGCCGCTGCCGGTCAACGTCGTCGAAGGCTTCGAGCCGCGCAAGGCGCCGCCTTCGGGCAACGGCCGTCCTGGATTCGGTGGCCGCGGTCGTCCGGCCGGTAACGGCCGCCGCTTCGGCAGCGGCTCGGGCAAGCCGGGCGGCTACAGTGGCTCGCGCAACGGCAACGGCAACGGCGGCGGCTGGGGCAACAAGTCGGCCGGCGGTTCGCGTGACGGCTACGGCTCGCGCGAAAGCCACGGCGGTTCGCGTGACGGCTATGGTTCGCGCGACGGTTACGGTTCGCGTGACGGTTACGGCGCGCGCCGCAACGACGGTCCCCGTTCGGCACGTCGCGGCAGCTAA
- a CDS encoding acyl-CoA-binding protein: MTDINSQFEQAQQDVKQLPERPGNLTLLRLYALFKQASEGDVHGDKPGFTDIVGKYKYEAWAALKGTAQDAAKQQYVELVESLKSGAAA; encoded by the coding sequence ATGACCGATATCAACTCCCAGTTCGAACAAGCCCAGCAGGACGTCAAGCAGTTGCCCGAGCGTCCGGGCAATCTGACGCTGCTGCGTCTGTATGCGCTCTTCAAGCAGGCGAGCGAAGGCGACGTGCACGGCGACAAGCCGGGCTTCACCGACATCGTCGGCAAATACAAGTACGAAGCTTGGGCGGCGCTCAAGGGCACCGCGCAGGACGCTGCTAAGCAGCAATACGTCGAGCTCGTCGAATCGCTGAAGAGCGGTGCCGCGGCCTGA
- the tsaB gene encoding tRNA (adenosine(37)-N6)-threonylcarbamoyltransferase complex dimerization subunit type 1 TsaB — MTQTVLLAIDTSTEFCSAALVSASVDAAGQPNAEPRVWVRHEQTGAVSSTRLLPAIRELFDEAGLTLADCDAIAFGSGPGSFTGLRTATGVAQGLAFGLNLPVVPIGTLLACAESARLRDPSTTRVLAALDARMDEIYWADYAWDDAQHEWRTVQTASLDAPERIALPDVPFTLAGNAAAAFGERLPAVAAAQRVDGEALPHALPLAYAALRAFHAGRTVPADQAAPEYVRDKVAQTTAERMADKAAKSAKAAHSAGQSAQSAPNGAAGQPSHDEARP, encoded by the coding sequence ATGACTCAAACAGTGCTCCTTGCAATCGATACATCGACCGAATTCTGTTCGGCGGCGCTCGTGTCCGCGTCCGTCGATGCCGCCGGTCAGCCCAACGCCGAACCGCGCGTCTGGGTTCGTCACGAACAAACCGGCGCGGTGTCCAGTACCCGCCTGCTGCCGGCGATCCGCGAACTGTTCGACGAAGCCGGCCTCACGTTGGCGGACTGCGACGCGATCGCGTTCGGCTCGGGTCCGGGTTCGTTCACCGGACTGCGTACGGCGACCGGTGTCGCCCAAGGCCTCGCGTTCGGCCTGAACCTGCCAGTCGTACCGATCGGCACGCTGCTCGCGTGCGCGGAGAGCGCCCGCCTGCGCGATCCGTCGACCACGCGCGTGCTGGCCGCGCTCGACGCGCGCATGGACGAAATCTACTGGGCCGACTACGCGTGGGACGACGCGCAACACGAATGGCGCACCGTTCAGACGGCGTCGCTCGATGCGCCCGAGCGGATCGCGCTGCCCGACGTACCGTTCACACTCGCCGGCAACGCGGCAGCCGCGTTCGGCGAGCGATTGCCGGCGGTTGCGGCCGCGCAGCGCGTCGATGGCGAGGCGTTGCCGCATGCGTTGCCGCTCGCGTACGCGGCGCTGCGCGCGTTTCACGCGGGTCGCACCGTACCAGCCGATCAGGCCGCGCCCGAGTACGTCCGCGACAAGGTCGCGCAGACGACCGCCGAGCGCATGGCCGACAAAGCGGCGAAATCGGCCAAAGCGGCTCATAGCGCCGGGCAGTCCGCACAGAGTGCGCCCAACGGCGCGGCTGGCCAGCCGTCCCACGACGAGGCGCGCCCATGA
- the rimI gene encoding ribosomal protein S18-alanine N-acetyltransferase, with the protein MSGVLLTDRYMSPMTESDLDEVAAIEKLAYEFPWSRGNFGDSLRNGYFGVCLRHVTGTLIGYCVLMPVVDEMHLLNLCVAPQAQGAGAGLALLREAVRITHAEKLDGLLLEVRPSNHRAIRLYERFGFASIGRRKNYYPARHRAREDAIVMRLSFATEGEDGAA; encoded by the coding sequence ATGAGCGGCGTGCTGCTCACGGACCGCTACATGTCGCCGATGACCGAAAGCGACCTGGACGAAGTCGCCGCGATCGAGAAGCTAGCGTATGAGTTTCCGTGGAGTCGCGGCAACTTCGGCGACTCGCTGCGCAACGGCTATTTCGGCGTCTGTCTGCGTCACGTGACGGGCACTTTGATCGGCTATTGCGTGCTGATGCCGGTCGTCGACGAAATGCATCTGCTAAATCTTTGCGTCGCACCTCAAGCGCAAGGCGCCGGCGCGGGCCTCGCGCTGCTGCGCGAGGCGGTGCGCATCACGCACGCGGAGAAGCTCGACGGGCTGCTGCTCGAAGTGCGGCCGTCGAATCATCGGGCAATCCGGTTGTACGAGCGCTTTGGCTTCGCATCGATCGGCCGGCGCAAAAATTATTATCCGGCGCGGCATCGCGCCCGGGAAGACGCGATCGTGATGCGTCTGTCGTTTGCCACGGAGGGCGAAGATGGCGCTGCATGA
- a CDS encoding uracil-DNA glycosylase, whose translation MALHETVLEEFGLAPLWVRRGLAAREAEAGQGDASQSLAEHANDERRAEPAPQTAREALRATADAQPQQAPREPAPRFDETAARRETSQPQPDFSAPPTFDAPPDDDFAWFDDPTASAPAPAEARRDAPALPAIHTLDWDALAERVAGCEACRLCEKRTNTVFGVGDREADWMLIGEAPGENEDRQGEPFVGQAGKLLDNMLHSLALARGTNVYIANVIKCRPPGNRNPQPDEVARCEPYLQRQVSLVKPKLIVALGRFAAQSLLKTEASISSLRGRVHTYEGVPVIVTYHPAYLLRSLPDKAKAWTDLCLARATWLANGGAPSNESK comes from the coding sequence ATGGCGCTGCATGAAACGGTGCTCGAAGAATTTGGACTCGCGCCGCTGTGGGTGCGTCGCGGACTCGCCGCGCGCGAGGCGGAGGCCGGGCAGGGTGATGCGTCGCAGTCGCTGGCGGAACACGCAAACGACGAGCGACGCGCGGAGCCGGCGCCGCAGACCGCGCGCGAAGCGCTGCGCGCAACCGCCGACGCGCAGCCGCAGCAAGCGCCGCGTGAACCCGCACCGCGCTTCGACGAAACCGCCGCGCGCCGCGAGACATCACAACCGCAACCGGACTTTTCAGCCCCGCCAACTTTCGATGCACCACCCGACGACGACTTCGCGTGGTTCGACGATCCAACGGCATCGGCCCCCGCACCGGCCGAAGCACGCCGCGACGCGCCCGCGCTGCCGGCTATCCACACGCTCGACTGGGACGCGCTCGCCGAGCGCGTCGCCGGATGCGAGGCCTGCCGGCTGTGCGAGAAGCGCACGAACACGGTGTTCGGCGTCGGCGATCGCGAGGCCGACTGGATGCTGATCGGTGAAGCGCCCGGCGAGAACGAGGACCGTCAAGGCGAACCGTTCGTCGGCCAGGCCGGCAAGCTGCTCGACAACATGCTGCATTCGCTCGCGCTCGCGCGCGGCACCAACGTCTATATCGCGAACGTGATCAAGTGCCGGCCGCCTGGCAACCGCAATCCGCAGCCGGATGAGGTCGCGCGTTGCGAACCTTATCTGCAGCGCCAGGTGTCGCTCGTGAAGCCGAAGCTGATCGTCGCGCTCGGCCGTTTCGCCGCGCAAAGTCTGCTGAAGACCGAGGCGAGCATTTCGTCGCTGCGCGGCCGCGTGCATACGTACGAGGGTGTACCGGTGATCGTCACCTATCATCCGGCCTATCTGCTGCGTAGCCTGCCCGACAAGGCCAAGGCATGGACGGACCTGTGCCTTGCGCGCGCCACGTGGCTCGCGAACGGCGGCGCGCCGTCGAACGAATCAAAGTGA
- a CDS encoding DUF1853 family protein, with product MSATSVSRAALLDTLLGLRDDASVDALRDPAVRDLAWLLLSPDLLRPQPPAGALADPFDTPQELQATLDWLRALDATPEPLHQDLAATRITRLGRYAERLLGFFLRHGPGTQLIAAGVPLRHAGRTLGECDFLVRTREGARLHWELAVKCYLHAGDPNGAEAARLADYVGPNLKDRFDLKLTHLLDHQLPLSAREEFATTGYTGAWTPQMFVKGWLFYRHGATPTDPPELDPAHGRGWWVTHRDWPAFECAHTRKWRLLPRLEWLAPQYRMQAGADDSSYVDATALAARISPQYGPTMVAGFIEDNTGRLLERSRGFIVPDDWPEHARRYAKQ from the coding sequence ATGTCCGCCACGTCTGTCAGCCGCGCGGCGCTTCTCGATACGTTGCTGGGTTTGCGTGACGATGCTTCAGTCGATGCGCTGCGCGATCCCGCCGTCCGCGATCTCGCCTGGCTGCTGCTGAGTCCCGATCTGTTGCGCCCTCAGCCTCCCGCGGGCGCGCTCGCCGATCCATTCGACACACCGCAGGAATTGCAGGCCACGCTCGACTGGCTGCGCGCGCTCGATGCCACTCCAGAACCTCTGCATCAGGATCTCGCGGCAACGCGCATCACGCGTCTTGGCCGCTACGCCGAACGCCTGCTGGGCTTTTTCCTTCGTCATGGGCCGGGCACGCAACTTATCGCAGCGGGTGTGCCGCTACGGCACGCGGGCCGCACGCTCGGTGAATGCGATTTCCTCGTGCGCACACGCGAGGGCGCGCGACTGCATTGGGAACTCGCGGTGAAGTGCTATCTGCATGCGGGCGATCCGAATGGGGCAGAGGCGGCGCGTCTCGCCGATTATGTCGGCCCCAATCTGAAGGACCGCTTTGATCTGAAGCTCACGCATCTGCTCGATCATCAGTTGCCGCTCAGCGCACGCGAGGAATTTGCAACGACGGGCTATACGGGCGCGTGGACGCCGCAGATGTTCGTCAAAGGCTGGCTGTTTTACCGGCATGGCGCCACGCCCACCGATCCTCCCGAACTCGATCCCGCGCATGGCCGCGGCTGGTGGGTTACGCATCGCGACTGGCCGGCTTTCGAGTGCGCGCACACGCGCAAGTGGCGGCTGTTGCCGCGGCTCGAATGGCTCGCGCCGCAGTATCGAATGCAAGCCGGCGCGGACGACTCGAGCTATGTCGACGCAACCGCGCTCGCCGCTCGAATCTCACCGCAATACGGCCCGACGATGGTTGCCGGATTTATCGAAGACAACACGGGACGTCTGCTCGAGCGCTCGCGCGGCTTTATCGTGCCCGACGACTGGCCCGAGCACGCGCGGCGTTACGCGAAGCAATAG
- the thiD gene encoding bifunctional hydroxymethylpyrimidine kinase/phosphomethylpyrimidine kinase → MTQTIPNVLTIAGSDSGGGAGIQADLKAFSALGAYGASVITALTAQNTRGVTAIHAPDPGFITAQLDAVFDDIRIDAVKIGMLANAPIARAVADALRRHRPKHIVLDTVMISKSNHALLLPDAVAVVRDELLPLADLLTPNLPEAAALLGTQPATGEAGMVEQGEALRGLGARAVLMKGGHLSATDSPDWLVQESGTLRLGGPRVPVKNTHGTGCTLSSAIAALIPQRDDLASAVADAKVYLTGALQASERLDVGHGVGPVHHFHRWW, encoded by the coding sequence ATGACTCAAACGATTCCCAATGTGCTGACGATCGCCGGTTCCGATTCCGGCGGCGGCGCCGGCATCCAGGCCGATCTGAAGGCTTTCTCCGCGCTCGGCGCCTATGGCGCGAGCGTGATCACCGCGCTGACCGCGCAGAACACGCGCGGCGTGACCGCGATCCACGCGCCGGACCCAGGGTTCATCACCGCGCAGCTCGACGCGGTGTTCGACGACATCCGCATCGACGCGGTGAAGATCGGCATGCTCGCGAACGCGCCGATCGCACGCGCGGTTGCCGACGCGCTGCGCCGTCACCGGCCCAAACACATCGTGCTCGACACGGTGATGATCTCGAAGAGCAATCACGCGCTATTGCTGCCCGATGCGGTCGCGGTGGTTCGCGACGAACTGCTGCCGCTCGCCGATCTGCTGACGCCGAATCTGCCGGAAGCGGCCGCGTTGCTCGGCACGCAGCCCGCCACCGGCGAAGCCGGCATGGTCGAGCAAGGCGAAGCGTTGCGCGGGCTCGGCGCGCGCGCGGTGCTGATGAAGGGCGGCCATCTGAGCGCGACCGATAGCCCCGACTGGCTCGTGCAGGAAAGCGGCACGCTGCGTCTCGGCGGTCCGCGCGTGCCGGTGAAGAACACGCATGGAACGGGCTGCACGTTGTCGTCGGCGATCGCGGCGTTGATTCCGCAGCGCGACGATCTCGCTAGCGCCGTGGCCGATGCGAAGGTTTATCTAACCGGTGCGCTGCAGGCGAGCGAGCGGCTCGACGTCGGCCACGGCGTGGGGCCGGTGCATCACTTTCATCGGTGGTGGTGA